aaatgcagggaaaaaaaaaggctgGTTGGAGAGCAAAAACGTCGTCCAGAGGTGGTAAGCTTACTTTAATCAAAGTTAATTTATCTGGTATGCCTAACCATGTTTTATCCTGTTTCACATGCCGTAAGAAAATAACCTCAGCCTTGGATAatcaatgtaatttttttttctgggcttcTAAGTCTACCCCTGTGGCTTGGACTCAAgcttgtttacctaaatctctAGGTGGTTTGGGTATTAGACTAGCAGCTTGGTTTAATCAGGCAACCTTGGCTAAATTAGCTCGGAAAGTTTTGACTAAACCCCATAATTGGTGGATATTAAGTTAGTTTCTGCTAAGTATTATGCTCATTTACTGAATGTGGATAAAGGATCAACCAATTCTCTTGCTTGTAAAGGTATTCTTGATTCTAGAGAGTCCATTTTAGAAGGCATGAGAACTACCTAATGGGGATGATATATTATTGGACGTTTAATTGGGTTCTATCCTTCCCTCTTTATCTTATTATGCCCGAATATAATAGATAGAATCTTAATTGGAATCTAAAGGTAACTCATTTCATTCAAAACTTTCAATGGAATAAAGAAGAACTTTTACAAGTTCTTCCTATGGATATTGTTCTGAAACTTTTATCTATTCTTACCCGTTCATAATATTCCAGATGATCAAGTTCATTTGGGGTCCCTCTGGATCAAATAAGTTTTCTATTAAGAGTGCTTCTTGGTTATTAGATCAGCATGCCCAAGCTCATTCCAAAGAaaactttggaaaaaaaaatgtggaaaCTCAATATTTCtcctaaaattaaaatttttgctTGGATCTTTCTAAGACAAAAACTTGAGACTAGACTCGCTAAAGATAAATTATCTCTTTATAACCATAATATTTCTTTTATGTGTCTTTTTTGTCATAATTTTATTGAATCTTCTAATCATCTTTTTATGCAGTGCTCCTTTGCTTATTCTGTTTGGTCTTTAGCTACTAATCTTCCAAATCCTCTGGCTTGGAATGACGCTTTCTTTCCTTGTTTCAGAATCCAAATATATCTCAAAAATCTATTGCTCAGATCTTAGTCATCTCTCGGACCATTTGACATTCTaagaagggttattatcacaaatagtacctgaacttatcatctattttatcgatggtacctgaacttcaattttgatcacaaccagtacccgaatttttcgacttcattttaaatggtacctaaggccaccttcggtcactattcaagccaaaaaagccaaatctaaaaaaaaaaaaaaaaaaaaaaattcaagttcaaggcaagtctattaccaaaaaatcatcattatatatgatcgcaacccttaaaatcatcaaaaatcatcactatgatcgcctcacatactgtttttagtcggaatattgaccgaaggtggctctaggtaccatttaaaatgaaatcgaaaagttcgggtactggttgtgatcaaaattgaagttcaggtaccatcgataagattgaggtatagttcaggtaccatttgtgataataacccttctAAGAATAAGTTGATCTTCCAACAGTTGGCTCATTCCCCTACTCAAAACTGGCTGCTACTTTGGGAGCAAACTACTGGAATGTTAATCCTAAGAAATATGAGTCTCTAAATGCTTTCAGATTAAGTGGGAACCTTCTTATCAAGACAAGATCAAAATTAATTTTGATGGCTCTATTAAAGCTGGATCTGCTTCCATAGGTTTGGTTTTCAGAAATACAGCTGGACTTCCTATATTTGTAGCTTCAAAAAGAACTGCAAATGCCAATGTTCTTGTGGCTGAAGCAACTACTCCAAGAGAAGCTCTCCATACTACTCAATTTTATAATTTCTCTCAAACTTGGGTGGAAGATGATTTTAAGTTACTAAAATTTAAAATCGACTGTCTTTTGGAGAAAGTTACTATTCCTTGGAGAATCAAAGCTTTGGTGGCTGATGTCAAAATACTTTGATCTGCAAGATAGATTTGTTTTCTGTGCTTTCTTTTTgcatcaaaaaaacaaaaacattggATATAttgcaaccaaaaaaaaaaataaaatagggaCCTGGATATAGAGACTAACATAGGCGTTTAAAGCTTTTAGTTTCAGATTGATTTTGAAAACACAGAAATGAAACATACTTTTACCAAGTCCAACGTAGAGGACAAGATTGGATATACAAAGTACAACGTAGAGGACAAGATGTCCACCAACTTTGCTACCTGTATGTTCTACTTTACATCTCAAAATCAATCCACAGATAGCATGCAGACTTCAAAGAGCTAAAACCACAGGAGCATTGCAATTTCAGTAGAAACAATTTCTGAATTCTGCGGAAACTGATGCCCATGATTGAATCCTTTACCACAAAAGCTTCGGCCCCCTCACATTTTCACGGATTCTTTTCTCTCCAACCAAATGACCCATATAAAGCTATTACAATGCTTCTGTCCAAAAAGCGTGTATCTCACAACATGGCCACAAAACCCAGAGAGTAAAACTCCCTGCGATTTGAACAGAGCTAATGCAACCGGACATTGGTATGACCAATGCTTCAACATCACAACCATTACACATCGACAAGGGGAAGGACAAGACCCAGTTTTCTCCTCGGAACCATGTCACAGGTAGTTGTTACCTTTCCATGAGTAATAACCCAATCTAACACGCTTCCTGAGTGTTACGTTTGAAATGCAATAAATTCGGACCATTTGTTCAAATCATggttattttttattcattgaaGGCATGACATTAAACTAGGGAAAATCTTGAGGTGGCAGAATAGTAGTCAACTGGAGTTGAAGAGCAGAAGACGGCCATTCAACTCGTTGTTAGTGAAActaattttcttaaataaaataGAAGTTATATACAAGAATCAAGTGTATAACATGTTCTCTCAATAACAAATCTACTGCTAACAAACTAAGAGAGCCCGATGACTGAATTTTCTCCATGTAACAGTCACCATTCAACTCTCACTCTATCACTGAGCATCACTAAGCTAAAACAGAGAAGTGGAACCCATGTGTGTAAGATAACCTTGAGTCCAGTCCACAGAATTATTAAATGTGCTTTGTACATCATACAGAACCATGTTGCAGATGAGCATCTTAATTAAAGCTATTTCAGAGATATACCCTTTAGAGCAGTTAACTGTGATTGATACTTTGAGAAGATTATTGAAATGCATGGGATTTTTTCACTTTTAGTTTGAAGGTGTGATTTGGTTCTGGTGTACTTCTCATCCAAGTTATTGTGTCATCTCCGCTTTTCTTAATTCTGTGTATGTTATCAACGAAGTAGCATCACAGGAACAACAACGTCCACTATACAAATAAGCAAAACAATTACATAGGAACTCAGTTCAGAAATTTGAGGGCAAAGTGGACAGAATGGCTCCTCAGATGAAAGAAAAAGTAGACTGCATATAAGTAAGGTATTCAATCATGACAACATATAATATCCTACGTATTACTGAAGATAGTGTCTTACATGTCATAGTTGTTCACGGATGTAAGCCATTGATCTCAACATGGAATCTAGTGTATCTCTGGACACTTGAAACTTGACTTCTGTTTCTCCAGATGTTGTATTTGTATCTTGAAGCTGAGAAACCACAATTATGTAGATATAACATTTGAAagttgaaattaaaaaataaaaaagaaaccatAAAACAGCACTATAGAAATATGATGAAAGTTGAACACATGAGATCCCTAAGTTGGGAAAAAAATCCTTTTGTTCAACTTTTGAAAAACCTCCTCATTTCATATTGAAACTATGGATATAAATAGTGCCATAGTAGATAAACATGAAAGAATAATTGAGAAAACTAGGATTTTATCGCAAGCCAATCAGTTCGCATTATCTTTCTTTCCTTTGGATTGAGAATTCAATTTCCAGAAACATGCATGACTTTCAACTTTCCTTTTTATTATTGAAGAAAAACCCCTGTATAATCAAAAGAACAAAGCAAGTGTCCTCGAATATCCTAAATTACATGCTACAACAAATAGGGAAACAGTTAACGTGCAATATGACTTTCCAAAGAACATCCCTGAACCTTCTGACTTCCAGGCCCTTCTCTCTGCCCTTGTACAAAGGAGGTTTGGCCATCTCAACTACCCTGGCAACAGAGCAAAGCTCATTTGTGTCCAAGTTATTCAGAGTTCTTCTAAAACCGACATTTCAACTTTATGCCTAAAAAGGTAACAAAGAATCCACAAATCCTGTGCCATGTTTATCTTTTAATACCTGGTGCAACCAAGGTAGCAATTGCATAGGAAACAACAATTGCATCAAATCTTCCTCCAACCAACTATCCTCAAGACCTCAACCTCTCCTCATTTTCCAATAAAGATTTCCAGCAGGCTAAGAATGAAGAGTAACCATTAGAGATATCTTTTGATGACCTGCATGTTGATTTTTTAACCCCTTGCTGAGGATTAGCAACCCGTCTGTTTAAAGTTTCCCATAATATCATGAGCCATAAACAACCTGGAGCCATTCAATTCTCTTCTCTTTTGTCTCCAATTGAACATGTCACTTTACCAGAGTAGCTAGCAGGTCTTGGAAACTCAACTCCATCAGATACTTTGTCTGCAAATCCTACTGTAGCCCTTAAATTGACTATCTACCCGCTCATTCCTGTTTCCATTCCATGGAAGGCTACAGTACTGACAGAAGTATACATACTAACCTGAACTATTGCTCATGGGAGAGTAAAATACTTGTGATATTGCCTAAGTTTAAATGCACTTATCCCCTCACAAGTGCAAGAGGTGTCTGAAAACACTATGCACCTggggaaaaaataaataaatacataaaTTTCATTCTAAAAAGAGAAATTTCTAAACAATTGGGATTTTTACACCACCTCTTGCACCTCTCTATTGCTTTGTCCCCTTGAAGTTATGGTACAACCACACAAGACTTTTATGTGATTCCTCATTCACGTGCTTCTCCATTAATTGAGAACTATAATACTTCTTTTTGAGACTACACTATTATCCTTTagacctttcaaaaaaaaaaaattatatatatatatatatatatatatatatatcctttagATGATTGAAAAGCTAATGTTTTATGAAATTGTGGTGAAATAAAAATCTTTTGGGTCATTTTGGTGAAAAAAGTGCACTGGGAAGCTTCAGTTTATTTTGGCTTTATTTGCCTGGTTATCGAAGCTGTTTCTGGTAGTCCATTAATATCTATTTCTTCTGTTATTGTTTCGTCGAGTGATCTTTAGGCGGACCTGTGGTGCATTGTACCTGTATTACTTGTATCTAAAAAATTTCTTTAAGATTAATACCCGAAATACCCTCATTGGAATAGAGAATTTTTCAATTGCCCCTCTCCCCCCTTGTGTTCATCTTAGTCAATTTGTACCTCTAAGTTTTCAAAATAGGCCCGGCTCATGTGCCACTTCTACAAATTTCCGCAATTTCCATTTAGTCCATAAAAAAGTTGTAAATAACCTCACTGTTTCAATCCAATCGTGTTACGTCCCCTTCAGATAGAATATAAACCCATCTTTACCAGGGACCTGAACAATGAATAGAAGCTGATCCACTATTTTAACCACCTCCCTATATCTAGTAACCAAAAGCCTCCCTTTAATTCTCAAATTTTACTACAGCGAATGGAACGTCTACACCAACACCTCGTCATTTCAGGATAAAAAATGATACGAACAGAGCCCAGAAAGAAGAATCTAACTCTAAACTTCTTCCCATCATCCAAGTACATCCTCTCAGTCAGCAGGAACATTAGGCCCTATACAGAATCTTCATCGGAAATGTATCCCTCTGGTTACCAAAAATTCATGGTAACCTGCCCTTTTGATTTTAACATTAGGGTTGAGATTAAATGATAGTATTTAAGTGCATTAAACAATTAATCTCAACCCATGATATTAACTCCAATGTTAGGGACCATGAATTTCTAGATCACCAGGTGACCGGGAGAAAACAACTTGAACCTTAACGTGGTAGTCTATATTCTTCAGTATGAATTACCTAGGAGGCATTAATGCTGCTGTGTTCTTTAAATTTCTTTGCATTCATTCTTACTCCTTGTTATCAAGTTGCATGAACTTCTACAAATCATACTCTAAGACCCCAAATTTACTGACCATTAATTAGcataaaaaatttcaagaacaatAGGAGACACAATTCTCAAGACATTTTTCACTGCCCCAGCACAACTCCCTAAACATAATATTTCAACCTTCATTTAAAAAGCATACTTTTCTACAACCTTTAAACCAAAATCCCCTAACATTTCCCAAGGGTAAGTCATTCTATAGGCCCAAAATACGCAGGCCACAGGCCAGACAATTCCTGCTAATTAACTTTGTCAACTTTAAACCTGGCACTCCATATTTCCTTTTGCTTGACAGTCCATATTTCCCTTTGCCAGCATATCCCTTAAACCTGGCCCATTAAGCCGTAAGCCTTCAGTTCTAAACTCTTTCCAAACTACATTAACTGTAGACAGCACAATTCTCTTAATTTCAGACCTGTCTACTGATCAGAAAATTTTGCTATACAAGTCTTGATGCCAAGTACAATAACAAAATTAAGGCAAAAACCAATTAATTTAACATTTACATTAAGACAAGGAAAACAGAAAGTGAAAAGATTTAGGCATATAAAATTCCTGAGAAAAATCTGAGTGGCATACCTTGAGATTGATAACAGCAACTCTGTTGGCTGGTGCAGAAAGTTGCTGACCAATGTAGGCCATCGATCTTAACATAGGCTCTAGTGTAACCCTGGTTACCCTAAATTGTACATCTGTTTCTCCTGCCGGGTTCTTGCGATAATCTTGCAGCTGCAGCAGACAAAAACGAACATTATAACAGCAAGACAAGAATACCAACAATACAATAGCAACCTGTcaccatgatttttttttttttttccggtccCTTCGAGGACCATTTTTCCTCTAGGGTACATGACAAGGGCTAGTGTCTGGCTACAGATGCCAGTTATCGAAACTCAGaaattattaaataattaatcactTGAAAATTTATTAAAGAATGATTATCATTTTGTCCATAAAGAATATGCAGAAACTTGATTTATATATAATAGGTTATAGATGACGATAAATCACTTCCAAACTGAAGACGCATTTCGCATCATGATAAGGGTATCATGAGATTAGAAAGATTTTAATATATCCTCAAGTCTAAATTAAGAAAGCTCCGATGCAGAACAGGAAAGTAAAAACCACTTGTCCACCTTCACGGAAAGACGTGGTATACCTTCAAGTTAATAACAGCAACTTTTCCAGCTGATGttgaattcttattttctatGACCCATGTCATGGACTTGAAGCAAGTATAAACCACCTACAAATCGAAAGTCAAATCAATCAACAGAAcaatttagagaaaaaaaactCTAAATAAGCAATCTCTAAAGCTCAGGTACAAGAAAATGCATGCCCAAAGTAAATGGTAATAGGGATACCACCAAACCTCCAATCCTCATACCGTATTATCAGGATGCCCACCATCGGGTTGAATAGAGCCCGCCATGCTAGGCTGATTTATATCAGAAACAGGAACTCCGACATCATTAAGATTAAAGCGATGTGGCAATGCTTCTTGCCAAGGCCACAATGGGGGGACCAATTCACCAAATGGCAAAGAAgcttttttcatattttcttcCTGAATACTTCCACTACCCTGAGAGCTAGGAGGTGCAACTTTAGCAacatttttcttcaaatcagCAATCTTTTTCCCACTGTCTCGTAGAGCAATCATTGCTGCATTGTAAGTCTCTACAGCAACTGCCCCTTCTTCCGCATATTTAATGGCTTCCTGACATAAATTGTTGAACCGCACAGTGAGTATCTCAACACCTTGCGGATCTGAGATCTGTTCATCTACTCCAACCCAAGATTTGGCATTCCTTGTCCATCGCTTCAATATGTAATGTGATGGAAGGGTAAGAACATTGGTGACCGTGAAGACAGTCAAAATATGTCTACAGAGGATGCCAGCATATTCAAACATTTGACAGCTGCAGCTTGCTTTCATCTCTGAGACATTTAGTTCGACTATATAAGCCTTGTCATCATGTTCATACTTCGCAACCCTGTATTTACTGGCAAGCCCATCTCCATCTATCTTATTTGCAGTATAGACAAAAGTTTCAACTAATTCCTCCTGAAACTTGGAAAATACTTTTTTTGTATACAAGCTAGCTGCCTGTTGTTCCATTGGTGATGGTGTCTTCAGTACTGGTGTGGTGCAAATTGTATCATAATCtgcttctatttctttttctaatGCATGCTCCAGAGCCCTTTCATACTGCTTAAAGAACAGAGGTACACTAGTCTGTTGATTCACATAGCCATCAAAGAAAGATCTAACTCCTTGATTTGAGGAAATTGCAGCAAAGAAAGTCCCACGAAAATAAACTGGGGCCCACTGCTTTCGAGCATTATACACTGCCTGCAGCCAATCATTTCTCCGAAGGTCATATCTATCAAGAATGGACACCCATGACGATTCAAAATCCTCAATTGTCTCTGAAAAGTTGATGCAGCTATACAGCTCTCCATAAAAGGAAGGATTAGAAAGATATATATGAGCCAATCTTTCTTGGCCTTCTCTTAAAATGTGCCACTTGCATATACAGTGGCGCGCATCTGGGAATACCTGCGCTACTGCCACTTGTATTGCTCTATCTTGGTCGGTAGTTATAGAAATAGGAGGTCGATCATTCATTGCAGAAAGCCATGTCTTAAACAGCCAAGTAAAGGAAGACTCAGACTCATCTAGAAGTAATGCACAGCCAAACAATACCATCTGGCCATGATGATTTACACCGGTAAAAGGAGCAAACGGCACCTGGTACTGATTTGGTCGATACATTGTATCAAATATTACAGCATCTCCAAAGTAGTTGTAAGCGGTCCTCGATCTCGCATCAGTCCAGAAAACATTAGTCATGCGGTTGTCATCATCAAGCTGTATAGCATAATAAAATCCAGGATTTTCAGCCTGCATCTTCTTGAAATAGTTTAGAAGATTTTGAGCGTCTCTTCCAAGCGTTCTCTTCCGGCTAGAAGGCCTTGTATAGTTAGTAGGCCCAAAATTCCTTGCAGGGCGATTTTGTTCAACAGGAGAGACGCTCCTACCTCCACGATTTGGTTCATAAGGGACAGGATTCCCATCCATAGAGACATAAGCATCAGAAGTGACATCCAAAGTCTCAGCTGTATTCTTTGTAGCACCTGCAAAGTGTCTACGCGGTCGAAGGTAATGGACTTTATTTGGACTTTCCATCGAATGGTTGTGGTCCTCAATAAACTTAGTGGCAACCCAAGTGTTTGCATCTTTTCTCTCTACGCGTAGCATAGCATTGCAACTTTCAACATTCTTTCTTTTGAACACCTCTCGTGAACATGCAAATTCCCATGTCACTATTGGTCCATCAGGCTTGTTACGACTAAACTGACCAACATGGGTGCTAAAACCAGCACACCTAGCATACGCCTCATAGAGAGCCTTGGCAGCATCCTCTGATTCGAACTCCATTCCCACATATGGTTTAGCATTCCCATCCTCATCCTGTACAATTATTTCTCTCCCTGCAAAACTATCATTTACATTTTGCTTTACACCTTTATCAGATTCAGAGTCTACCGTCCCGTGACGTTCCCTGTCTTCCGCTTCAACATCTGCCAAAACTTCAGTGTCCATGACAGTTTGCCGAACGGTATGAACAACTGTATTGTCCTCTCTGGGCTGACTAGAAAGAGTTCCACATGTTTATCCGAGCGAAAGCGATTGTAAAACAAGCTGGATCAACTGAAAATATTTATCATATTAAAAACACGTAAGCAAACATTTCCCAGATACAGAACCAAGGACTAACTGATTGTCTACAAGGTAATCGTGTTAAGAGTGATTCCTAATCTCTTCAATCATTAACAAAGAAACCCTTTCAGCATAGCTCTTTAGTTTTCAGTTAACTATTGGTAAAGTTTGGCAGCCACAGAACaattacctcttcttctttttttttcctcagttTTGATCCAAAACTAAGACTAGAAATAGATCATTCTACCACCTGAGCCTAACCAATTACCGAAAACAATAGCCGGAAACATGATTGCCGTTTCCAAAATCAACGTAACGTTCACTTGGGGTTTCAGCTCAACAACACAAAATGCtggtaaaacaaacaaaagggatCTAAGGAAGCATTGAAAAATAAAGGAATTGAAGCTCTAACCTGGTGTGCTGAAGCCCCAATTTTGTGATTAGGAGGAATAGTAGCATTGGTTTGGGTTTACAGtgtgttttagggtttcagggttacaGTGTGTAAGGAAAGGaagggcagagagagagagaggtgtagGGGAGTGAGTCTGAGTGTATATACCCCCGAAACCCAGGAAAGACAGTCGGTCGTCTTCGTCTCTGCCTTCCCTATTTTGTGTTCGGTTGACATTTTCACTCtaaatttttactgttccgcaATTATTACGTGTTCGCAGCCAGGAGACTCGAAACATAAAAAGTCATCATCAGGCTCATACCTGCAATAtaatcttttttcctttttctttttttccttcatttatttatttattttggctgTTTAAGACTAGGTCAAATAAATAGTTTCCAGAGAGGTTTGAGGGTATTTAACGCATCTGTGTGTTGGAAAATTTTCTCAATCacgtgaaaaatatatatatatatattttttttttttttttaatttgataaatGGGTTGGGAGGCTCATTCTCACGCCTCTGTATTGAAAAAGTTTCTCGATCACGTCATTCACTTGACAAATACTTACTTTTATAACTGTTTAAAATTGGTTGCATAGGTTTTGGTTTTAAAATTTTGATGTTGAGCCTTGCTTCTGGTTCTCTCTTCACCTTATCATTCCTCACTTCATCTTCTATAGACATTTCTCTCGTCTTCTAAATTCTCACTTCATCTTTCAACTTTGTTTCTCTTTAGAGCCAGCCCTTGGAGGCAGCCGTCTCAGGCTACCGGCTTCCGATAGATCTCGGAGATctgaatttatatatatacataatttgTACAAAAGTTAAAACTGCTTTGAGGTGGAGCAGTGGCAACACTATCTACAATGGGCCATTTTAGCAGCGTTTGAATCCTACCACTGACCTTTTGCATCCAagtttcttttattcttttttttggcaacctagtttctgtttttcttgggtcatatcaaaaaaatatatatattacatcATGATTGTACGCCTTAGGCCTCTACAATCTTCGGACTGGCGTGTGTCTCTTCTTATCTTTTGGTATTCCACCCAACCAATCATGTCACTGAAGACCACAACAAACTGACATAAATCAAGCCCTAGCACCTCAGATTGAGGCACAAGGAGGACCAAAGAACAACCTTTAAGATGGAGCAAATAATTACCATAGACTCTGAAATATCAAATATgaattttgttattcaaaaCACCACGAAGGTGATTGCTGCAGACATCTCTATGGTTGAAGACTTTTTAAAGAAATCCAAGTGAATGGAAAGAGAGTAGCTATGAGAGCTTGTATTTTAAAAGTGTTGGATACAACACCAATGGTTACTTCAGCTGCCACAGTCGAGGCAATAAATAAGGCACTAGTTAAGACGCCAAAGAAATCGTTGCCCATGTTGGCAAAAATATGATCTAATTGCTATTTTAATAAGAAATtaatagatcacttatgcagaTCACGTAAAAGGTAGAAAGCAAATTCAAATCAAAGCAAATCAATAGAAGttagaaaaaatcttaaatAAATTTGGTCGAGTCTAGAACTGGTTCTATGTCCTTAAGACGAAATTGCCTCCTCAACGGTGCTTAAAGGTTTTGAAGGCAAACGTATCCCAGGATACAACGGCCTTCTTTTTGTGGTAGTAGCACTCCAAACCTCAAGAACAGCGAACTTAGATTGTGTATGAACTCTCTCTTGAAAAGACTTGATTGGTTTTCAAGATATTAGGAAAGACTCATATGTAAAGGAGAGGAGGAAATATGAATTGAAAAGTTATTTTCAGAATATGATGTAGCGTAGCAAGTGTTTTATAGATGTAAGGTGACTTTTGGAAGAAATATGACTTTTCACCAAAAGTTATATTTTGTGAACAGTCAT
This portion of the Rosa chinensis cultivar Old Blush chromosome 1, RchiOBHm-V2, whole genome shotgun sequence genome encodes:
- the LOC112193552 gene encoding protein FAR1-RELATED SEQUENCE 3; protein product: MDTEVLADVEAEDRERHGTVDSESDKGVKQNVNDSFAGREIIVQDEDGNAKPYVGMEFESEDAAKALYEAYARCAGFSTHVGQFSRNKPDGPIVTWEFACSREVFKRKNVESCNAMLRVERKDANTWVATKFIEDHNHSMESPNKVHYLRPRRHFAGATKNTAETLDVTSDAYVSMDGNPVPYEPNRGGRSVSPVEQNRPARNFGPTNYTRPSSRKRTLGRDAQNLLNYFKKMQAENPGFYYAIQLDDDNRMTNVFWTDARSRTAYNYFGDAVIFDTMYRPNQYQVPFAPFTGVNHHGQMVLFGCALLLDESESSFTWLFKTWLSAMNDRPPISITTDQDRAIQVAVAQVFPDARHCICKWHILREGQERLAHIYLSNPSFYGELYSCINFSETIEDFESSWVSILDRYDLRRNDWLQAVYNARKQWAPVYFRGTFFAAISSNQGVRSFFDGYVNQQTSVPLFFKQYERALEHALEKEIEADYDTICTTPVLKTPSPMEQQAASLYTKKVFSKFQEELVETFVYTANKIDGDGLASKYRVAKYEHDDKAYIVELNVSEMKASCSCQMFEYAGILCRHILTVFTVTNVLTLPSHYILKRWTRNAKSWVGVDEQISDPQGVEILTVRFNNLCQEAIKYAEEGAVAVETYNAAMIALRDSGKKIADLKKNVAKVAPPSSQGSGSIQEENMKKASLPFGELVPPLWPWQEALPHRFNLNDVGVPVSDINQPSMAGSIQPDGGHPDNTVVYTCFKSMTWVIENKNSTSAGKVAVINLKLQDYRKNPAGETDVQFRVTRVTLEPMLRSMAYIGQQLSAPANRVAVINLKLQDTNTTSGETEVKFQVSRDTLDSMLRSMAYIREQL